A genomic segment from Lutibacter sp. A80 encodes:
- a CDS encoding acetate/propionate family kinase: MKVLIINSGSSSIKYQLFKMPQEEVICSGLVERIGLANPEIHYKSKDHNIDKICEIPNHEVGLEKVVNFLRDEEVGVIKSTSEIAAVGHRVVHGGAAFSDTVVIDDTVKEMIKELFPLAPLHNPANYEGIIVAESMFPSATQIAVFDTAFHQTMPIKAYKYAIPNKLLNVNKIRRYGFHGTSHKFVTEKAIEHLALKNSSKIITIHLGGGCSITAVKDGKSVDTSLGFGPNEGLIMGSRSGDVDQAIIFHLVNNLDYSIEEVSNMLLRDSGMTGLTGYSDLRDIEALAAKGNEDCKLALDMSAYRIKQYIGKYVAALNGVDAIVFTAGVGENSILTRKMVCEDMDFFGIEIDEQKNDIKPKVLTEIHSENSKVKILIIPTNEELEIAKQSYNLLSK; this comes from the coding sequence ATGAAAGTTTTAATAATTAATTCAGGTAGTTCTTCCATTAAATATCAATTATTTAAAATGCCTCAAGAAGAAGTAATTTGTTCAGGTTTAGTAGAAAGAATCGGATTGGCAAATCCTGAAATTCACTACAAATCTAAAGATCATAATATTGATAAAATTTGTGAAATTCCTAATCACGAAGTTGGTTTAGAAAAAGTAGTAAATTTTTTAAGAGATGAAGAAGTTGGAGTTATTAAGTCTACTTCAGAAATTGCAGCAGTTGGACATAGAGTTGTACATGGTGGTGCTGCTTTTTCAGATACAGTTGTAATAGACGATACAGTAAAGGAAATGATAAAAGAGTTATTTCCATTAGCTCCTTTACATAATCCAGCTAATTATGAAGGTATAATAGTAGCAGAATCTATGTTTCCTTCAGCAACACAAATAGCTGTTTTCGATACAGCTTTTCATCAAACAATGCCTATTAAAGCATATAAATACGCAATACCAAATAAATTATTAAACGTAAATAAAATTCGTAGATATGGTTTTCATGGTACAAGTCATAAATTTGTAACTGAAAAAGCAATTGAACATTTAGCGCTTAAAAATAGCTCTAAAATTATTACTATTCACTTAGGTGGTGGATGTAGTATTACGGCTGTAAAAGATGGTAAAAGTGTTGATACTTCTCTAGGTTTTGGACCAAATGAAGGATTAATTATGGGAAGTAGAAGTGGAGATGTTGACCAAGCAATTATATTTCATTTAGTAAATAATTTAGACTATAGTATTGAAGAAGTAAGTAATATGCTGCTTAGAGATAGTGGTATGACTGGTTTAACTGGTTATAGCGATTTAAGAGATATTGAAGCACTTGCAGCAAAAGGTAACGAAGATTGTAAGTTAGCATTAGATATGAGCGCTTACAGAATTAAGCAATACATTGGTAAATATGTTGCAGCTCTAAATGGTGTAGATGCTATTGTATTTACTGCTGGTGTTGGTGAAAATTCAATTTTAACCAGAAAAATGGTTTGTGAAGATATGGATTTCTTTGGGATTGAAATTGATGAACAAAAAAATGATATTAAACCAAAGGTATTAACTGAAATTCATTCAGAAAATTCTAAAGTGAAGATTTTAATAATTCCAACTAATGAAGAATTAGAGATTGCTAAACAATCTTATAACTTATTAAGTAAGTAG
- the glyA gene encoding serine hydroxymethyltransferase has product MQRDQIIFDLIEDERVRQTNGLELIASENFVSEQVMEAQGSILTNKYAEGYPNKRYYGGCEVVDVVEQIAIDRAKELFGAEYVNVQPHSGSQANTAVYAACLKPGDTILGFDLSHGGHLTHGSPVNFSGKLYNPVFYGVDKATGTIDYSHLEKQAKEHKPKLIIAGASAYSRDIDFKKFREIADEVGAILMADISHPAGLIAKGILNDPIPHCHIVTTTTHKTLRGPRGGMIMIGKDFENPFGQKLKSGKLKMMSTLINSSVFPGNQGGPLEHVIAAKAVAFGEALSDEFLHYQIQVKKNAAAMAVNFVAKGYEIISGGTDNHCMLIDLRNKDISGKDAENALTKADITVNKNMVPFDDKSPFVTSGIRIGTAAITTRGLKEDDMKTIVDLIDEVIQNHSDETILENIAEKVNELMSDRPIFSW; this is encoded by the coding sequence ATGCAACGTGACCAAATTATTTTCGATTTAATAGAAGACGAAAGAGTAAGACAAACTAACGGATTAGAATTAATTGCTTCAGAAAACTTTGTAAGTGAGCAAGTTATGGAGGCTCAAGGTTCAATTTTAACTAATAAATATGCTGAAGGATACCCTAATAAACGTTATTATGGTGGTTGTGAAGTTGTAGATGTTGTTGAGCAAATTGCCATAGATAGAGCAAAAGAATTGTTCGGGGCAGAATATGTAAATGTACAACCACATTCTGGATCTCAGGCTAATACAGCTGTTTATGCAGCTTGTTTAAAACCTGGAGACACAATTTTAGGATTCGATTTATCACACGGTGGACATTTAACACACGGTTCTCCAGTAAATTTTTCTGGTAAATTATACAATCCTGTTTTTTACGGTGTAGATAAAGCAACGGGTACAATAGATTATAGCCATTTAGAAAAACAAGCAAAAGAACATAAACCAAAATTAATTATTGCTGGTGCTTCTGCTTATTCTAGAGATATAGATTTTAAAAAATTTAGAGAAATTGCCGATGAAGTTGGAGCGATTTTAATGGCAGATATTTCACATCCTGCAGGTTTAATTGCTAAAGGAATTTTAAATGATCCTATTCCTCATTGTCATATTGTAACTACTACAACACATAAAACATTACGTGGACCAAGAGGTGGTATGATTATGATTGGAAAAGATTTTGAAAACCCATTTGGTCAAAAATTAAAAAGTGGAAAATTAAAAATGATGTCTACTTTAATTAATTCTTCAGTTTTTCCAGGAAATCAAGGAGGACCATTAGAACATGTAATTGCAGCAAAAGCAGTAGCTTTTGGAGAAGCTTTATCCGATGAGTTTTTACATTATCAAATTCAAGTGAAAAAGAATGCAGCAGCAATGGCAGTAAATTTTGTAGCTAAAGGATATGAAATTATTTCAGGAGGAACAGATAATCATTGTATGCTAATTGACTTAAGAAATAAAGATATTAGTGGTAAAGATGCAGAAAATGCATTAACAAAAGCAGATATTACTGTAAATAAAAATATGGTTCCTTTTGATGACAAATCTCCATTTGTAACATCAGGAATTAGAATAGGAACTGCAGCAATAACTACACGTGGATTAAAAGAAGATGATATGAAAACTATTGTTGATTTAATTGATGAAGTAATTCAAAACCATTCAGATGAAACAATTTTAGAAAATATTGCAGAAAAAGTAAATGAATTGATGTCGGATAGACCAATATTTTCTTGGTAA
- the fahA gene encoding fumarylacetoacetase → MEIIANNQNRKTWLPVVEGCDFPIQNIPFGVFITKDDIITIGTRIGEYAIDLGAFHQLGYFNGIPLTDDIFMQDSLNDFIADGRKTWRLVRNRIAEVFDAKNSSLRDNKKHRDVIIFDVNEVEMLMPIDVGDYTDFYSSKEHATNVGKIFKRKDEALIPNWLHIPVGYHGRSSSVVVSGTNIRRPYGQTLLDNASTPEFGPSKKLDMELEIAFITTSANDLGKPININEAEENIFGMVLLNDWSARDIQTWENAPLGPFLSKNFASTISPWIVTLDALEPFRCESPKQEIEPLPYLQPKNTNNSFDIKLEVTIETENGDLNTLTNSNFKYLYWTMAQQLAHHTINGCNVRAGDLMGSGTISGPTEDSFGSLLELTWGGEKPITLKDGTTRTYLNNGDNLILRGYCENKKGRIGFGKCTGKILPPIKL, encoded by the coding sequence ATGGAAATAATTGCCAACAATCAAAACAGAAAAACTTGGTTACCAGTTGTTGAGGGATGTGATTTTCCAATTCAAAATATCCCTTTTGGGGTTTTTATTACAAAAGATGATATTATTACAATTGGTACTAGAATAGGTGAATATGCTATTGATTTAGGCGCATTTCATCAGTTAGGATATTTTAATGGAATCCCTTTAACGGATGACATTTTTATGCAAGATTCTTTAAACGATTTTATTGCAGATGGTAGAAAAACTTGGCGTTTAGTAAGAAATAGAATTGCTGAAGTTTTTGATGCTAAAAATTCAAGTTTACGTGATAATAAAAAACATAGAGATGTAATAATCTTTGACGTTAACGAAGTTGAAATGTTAATGCCAATTGATGTTGGTGATTATACAGATTTTTATTCTAGTAAAGAACATGCTACAAATGTTGGAAAAATATTTAAAAGAAAAGACGAAGCTTTAATACCAAATTGGCTTCATATACCTGTTGGTTATCACGGGCGTTCTTCATCAGTTGTAGTTTCTGGAACTAATATAAGAAGACCTTACGGGCAAACATTATTAGACAATGCGTCAACTCCTGAATTTGGACCTTCTAAAAAATTAGATATGGAACTTGAAATTGCGTTTATTACAACTTCTGCTAACGATTTAGGTAAACCTATTAATATTAATGAAGCCGAAGAAAATATTTTTGGAATGGTATTACTAAACGATTGGAGTGCGCGCGATATTCAAACTTGGGAAAACGCTCCTTTAGGACCATTTTTATCTAAAAACTTTGCTTCAACAATTTCACCTTGGATTGTTACTTTAGACGCTTTAGAACCATTTAGATGCGAAAGTCCAAAACAAGAAATTGAACCTTTGCCTTATTTACAACCTAAAAACACAAACAATAGCTTTGATATAAAATTAGAAGTAACGATAGAAACTGAAAATGGCGATTTAAATACTTTAACCAACTCTAATTTTAAATATTTATACTGGACAATGGCGCAACAATTAGCGCATCATACCATAAATGGCTGTAATGTTAGAGCTGGTGATTTAATGGGTAGTGGAACAATTTCTGGGCCTACAGAAGACAGTTTTGGTTCTTTATTAGAACTTACTTGGGGCGGAGAAAAACCTATTACTTTAAAAGATGGAACTACACGCACATATTTAAACAATGGCGATAATTTAATTTTACGTGGTTATTGTGAAAATAAAAAAGGTAGAATTGGTTTTGGAAAATGTACAGGTAAAATTTTACCTCCAATTAAACTTTAA
- the ytxJ gene encoding bacillithiol system redox-active protein YtxJ produces MGILGGIFESNNKNNFNWIPLTETSQLKEIVELSKDKLVIIFKHSTRCGISSGVLSKFEKSMDTTSDTVAFYYLDLLKYRTISNEIAQKFNVDHQSPQAIFLKDGVVVNHASHYDIISKAINEI; encoded by the coding sequence ATGGGAATTTTAGGTGGTATTTTTGAATCAAATAATAAAAATAATTTTAACTGGATTCCTCTTACAGAAACGAGTCAACTAAAGGAAATTGTTGAATTATCTAAAGATAAATTGGTAATAATTTTTAAACACAGTACACGTTGTGGAATAAGTAGTGGAGTGCTTTCTAAATTTGAAAAGTCTATGGATACTACATCAGATACGGTTGCTTTTTATTATTTAGATTTATTAAAATATAGAACTATTTCAAACGAGATTGCACAGAAATTTAATGTGGATCATCAATCGCCACAAGCTATTTTTTTAAAAGATGGGGTAGTGGTGAACCATGCATCACATTATGATATTATTTCAAAAGCAATTAATGAGATTTAA
- the pta gene encoding phosphate acetyltransferase: MNKAIYIATSEANTGKSIVALGLMSMLLGKTAKVGYFRPIIDDVKKGKNDNHISTIISHFQLGIDPKEAYACTRKEFISMRNKGKEGEIIDTIIEKYKALEEKNDFVLVEGSDFSGEGSAIELDANIEIAKNLGIPAIIVSSGIGKSLSDFTEGLHLAYDSFKEREVEVLAVIANKVQENNIEKTKIELKNNLPKDIFVGVIPLIASLNNPTVKEIATAIDAKILFGEEHINNQTDSFTVGAMQLRNYLTHLKKDNLIITPGDRADIILGALQANISSNYPSIAGIVLTGGILPEEPIVKLIEGLSQIIPILSVEQGTFGTANKIGSVRSHMYAGNTPKITQSINTFEKYVEFDQLAEKMATFVNGGTTPRMFQYNLVKRAKTQRKHIVLPEGNDDRIIAAAVRLLDTDIVDLTILGDKVAIESAIVRLGLIVDINKLNIINPIESEYFNDFATTLFELRKHKGLTIKMAEDLMGDVSYFGTMMVHKGLADGMVSGAAHTTGHTILPALQFVKTKPGVSVVSSVFFMCLEDRVSVFGDCAINPNPNSEQLAEIAISSAESSINFGIEPKIAMLSYSSGASGKGEDVDIVREATEIVKAKRPDLKVEGPIQYDAAVDPSVGKSKMPDSEVAGQANVLIFPDLNTGNNTYKAVQRETGALAIGPMLQGLNKPVNDLSRGCTIDDIFNTVILTAIQAQGL; this comes from the coding sequence ATGAATAAAGCTATATATATAGCAACAAGTGAGGCCAATACCGGCAAGTCAATTGTTGCTCTAGGCCTCATGAGTATGTTACTTGGTAAAACTGCTAAAGTAGGGTATTTTAGGCCAATTATTGATGATGTGAAAAAAGGCAAAAACGACAATCATATCAGTACAATTATTTCTCATTTCCAATTAGGTATAGACCCAAAAGAAGCTTATGCTTGTACGCGTAAAGAATTTATAAGTATGCGTAATAAAGGGAAAGAAGGAGAGATTATTGATACCATTATTGAAAAATACAAGGCCTTAGAAGAAAAAAACGATTTTGTATTAGTTGAAGGTTCAGATTTTTCTGGAGAAGGAAGTGCTATAGAACTAGATGCAAATATTGAAATTGCAAAAAACTTAGGGATCCCAGCAATAATTGTTTCAAGTGGTATAGGTAAATCTTTAAGCGACTTTACAGAAGGTTTACATTTAGCATACGATTCTTTTAAAGAAAGGGAAGTTGAAGTACTAGCTGTAATAGCAAATAAAGTTCAAGAAAATAATATTGAAAAAACAAAAATTGAATTAAAAAATAATTTACCTAAGGATATTTTTGTAGGTGTAATTCCTTTAATAGCTTCATTAAATAATCCAACAGTTAAAGAAATTGCAACTGCCATTGATGCAAAAATATTATTTGGAGAAGAACACATAAATAATCAAACAGATAGTTTTACAGTAGGAGCAATGCAGTTAAGAAATTATTTAACGCATTTAAAAAAGGATAATTTAATTATTACACCTGGTGATAGAGCAGATATTATATTAGGAGCACTTCAGGCAAATATTTCATCTAACTATCCTTCAATAGCCGGAATTGTATTAACAGGTGGTATTTTACCAGAAGAACCAATTGTAAAATTAATTGAAGGTTTGTCTCAAATTATTCCAATTTTATCTGTTGAACAAGGTACTTTTGGTACAGCAAATAAAATAGGTTCTGTGCGTTCGCATATGTATGCAGGTAATACACCAAAAATTACACAGTCAATAAATACTTTCGAAAAATATGTAGAGTTTGATCAATTGGCTGAAAAAATGGCAACATTTGTAAATGGAGGTACAACTCCTAGAATGTTCCAATATAATTTAGTTAAACGTGCAAAAACCCAACGTAAACATATTGTATTGCCAGAAGGTAACGACGATAGAATTATTGCAGCTGCAGTACGTTTATTAGATACTGATATTGTAGATTTAACAATATTAGGAGATAAAGTAGCTATTGAAAGCGCTATTGTAAGATTAGGTTTAATAGTTGATATTAATAAATTAAACATAATTAACCCAATAGAGTCAGAATATTTTAACGATTTTGCAACTACCTTATTTGAATTGCGTAAGCATAAAGGATTAACTATAAAAATGGCTGAAGATTTAATGGGCGATGTTTCTTATTTTGGAACTATGATGGTGCATAAAGGTTTAGCAGATGGAATGGTTTCTGGAGCAGCGCATACAACCGGACATACCATATTACCAGCATTGCAATTTGTAAAAACAAAACCAGGAGTATCTGTAGTATCATCAGTATTCTTTATGTGTTTAGAAGACAGAGTTTCAGTATTTGGAGATTGTGCAATTAATCCAAACCCAAATTCAGAACAGTTAGCAGAAATTGCAATTTCATCGGCAGAGAGTAGTATCAATTTTGGAATAGAACCAAAAATAGCAATGCTTTCATATTCTTCAGGAGCTTCAGGTAAAGGAGAAGACGTAGATATTGTAAGAGAAGCTACAGAAATTGTTAAAGCGAAACGTCCAGATTTAAAAGTAGAAGGTCCAATACAATACGATGCAGCAGTTGATCCATCAGTAGGTAAAAGTAAAATGCCAGACTCTGAAGTAGCAGGACAAGCAAATGTATTAATATTCCCAGACTTAAATACAGGAAACAATACATATAAAGCTGTACAAAGAGAAACAGGAGCGTTAGCAATTGGTCCAATGTTACAAGGTTTAAATAAACCAGTAAACGATTTAAGTAGAGGATGTACAATTGACGATATATTTAACACGGTAATATTAACAGCAATACAAGCACAAGGTTTATAA
- a CDS encoding T9SS type A sorting domain-containing protein: MYPHKHNLLFIFIVLLSFQTIEAKNTENKSTDLNSKNTTTVSDFSNILNSPISTFSQSSEQQADATEYEEYDNNKKYTKGDIVYFNCMVWEKSNGSGAGTTPGKSNGAWKFVEYYNGGGCTFYNGVPEFDSSIIYQIGMSVYYNCTIWTKTNGSGAGTTPGKSNGAWEFVNYYDGGDCKFIDGVLEFDSSIIYQIGMSVYYNCTIWTKTNGSGAGTTPGKSNGAWEFVNYYDGGNCTFYNGVLEFDPSMIYENSGFKVYYNGKIWISKKKLGAGNTPTEGGWAWGIVGEYIPEIDTVKYHEEAVYQPETEIYFNCTLWKKVDNSPAGTAPGDNNDAWEFVEYFENSNECTFIDGVPEYDDTMTYLPGMEVYYDGNVWVNNTTNQKISGDTPNFTDSEWSAKNSSTLSVADDILKENITLYYNSNRIYYDFTKLENSSQIVCYDVKGSMIFSKEINNEKDVIELPSIQQGLYFLQVLNNNAKTFKKIIVL, translated from the coding sequence ATGTATCCCCACAAACACAATTTATTATTTATTTTTATTGTTTTATTGAGCTTTCAAACTATTGAAGCAAAAAACACTGAAAATAAATCTACCGACTTAAATAGTAAAAATACAACTACCGTATCAGACTTTAGTAACATACTAAATTCTCCAATAAGTACTTTTAGCCAAAGCAGTGAGCAACAAGCTGATGCTACTGAATATGAAGAGTATGATAACAATAAAAAATATACAAAAGGAGATATAGTATATTTTAATTGTATGGTATGGGAAAAATCAAATGGATCGGGTGCTGGAACTACTCCTGGAAAAAGCAATGGTGCTTGGAAATTTGTTGAATATTATAATGGAGGTGGATGTACTTTTTATAATGGAGTACCTGAATTTGACAGTTCTATAATTTATCAAATTGGTATGAGTGTATATTACAATTGTACTATTTGGACAAAAACAAACGGGTCTGGTGCTGGGACTACTCCTGGAAAAAGCAATGGTGCTTGGGAATTTGTTAATTATTATGATGGAGGTGATTGCAAATTCATTGATGGTGTACTTGAATTTGACAGTTCTATAATTTATCAAATTGGTATGAGTGTATATTACAATTGTACTATCTGGACAAAAACAAACGGGTCTGGTGCTGGGACTACTCCTGGAAAAAGCAATGGTGCTTGGGAATTTGTTAATTATTATGATGGAGGTAATTGTACTTTTTATAATGGTGTACTTGAATTTGATCCAAGTATGATATATGAAAACTCTGGGTTTAAAGTATATTATAACGGTAAAATTTGGATAAGCAAAAAAAAGTTAGGTGCAGGTAATACTCCTACTGAAGGTGGTTGGGCCTGGGGAATAGTTGGAGAATATATTCCTGAAATTGATACTGTAAAATATCATGAAGAAGCAGTATATCAACCTGAAACTGAGATATATTTTAATTGTACACTTTGGAAAAAAGTAGATAACTCACCTGCTGGAACTGCTCCAGGAGACAACAATGATGCTTGGGAATTTGTTGAATATTTTGAAAATAGTAATGAATGTACTTTTATAGATGGAGTTCCAGAATATGATGATACAATGACCTACCTACCTGGAATGGAAGTTTATTATGATGGTAATGTATGGGTAAACAACACTACTAACCAAAAAATTTCTGGTGACACACCTAACTTTACTGATAGTGAGTGGAGTGCAAAAAATTCAAGTACGCTATCTGTAGCAGATGATATTCTAAAAGAAAATATTACATTGTATTACAATAGCAATAGGATTTATTACGATTTTACTAAATTAGAAAACTCATCACAAATTGTTTGTTATGATGTAAAAGGAAGTATGATATTTTCGAAAGAAATAAATAATGAAAAAGATGTAATTGAATTGCCTTCAATTCAACAAGGATTATATTTCTTACAAGTATTAAATAACAATGCAAAAACATTTAAAAAAATAATAGTTTTATAA